The Rhodoluna lacicola genome includes the window GGTGCCAAACTTCGCGAACCCATCGGGTGTGACTCTTTCTGCTGATCGCCGCCCAAAGATTCTTGAAATCTGCAAGCGCGAACACATCTTGATTCTTGAAGACAACCCATACGGTCTGTTGTATTTTGACAAGCCAGTACCCGATGCACTTCGCGCTACCGACGAAGACGGCGTGATCTATCTGGGTTCATTCTCAAAGATTTTGGCACCGGGTTTCCGCGTGGGTTATGTGCTTGCACCACCTGCGATTCGCGACAAGCTAGTGCTGGCGCAGGAATCAGCCCTGCTCTGCCCAAGCTCGTTTACCCAGTTCATGATCAGCGAATACTTGGCACACGCAGATTGGCAAAAGCAGATTGACACCTTCCGCGGTGTTTATCGCGAACGCAAAGATGCAGCGCTGTCGGCAGTGCGCGAATACTTGCCGAATGTTGAAACGACAACACCCGATGGTGGGTTCTATCTGTGGCTGACTTTGCCAGAGGGAATCGACTCAAAGGCGATGTTGCCGCTAGCGGTTAAGGAATTGGTGGCTTACACACCGGGAACCGCATTCTTTGGTGATGGCACCGGTCAGCGCAATTTGCGTATTTGCTACTCGTACCCAACACCAGAAAATATCAAGATTGGTATCAAGCGTTTGTCTAACGTGATCAATCTGCAAACCGAACTGCTTGAAACTTTCGCCAAATAAAAAAGAGGTATCAAAATGATTCCCAAGGGCAAGGCTGGCAACAAACTAAAAATCACCGTGCTCGCCGGTGGCATTTCACACGAGCGCGACATCTCACTTAAATCTGGCCGCAGAGTTGCCGATGCTCTCACCGATTTTGGCGCCGAAGTTGTAATTCGCGAACCAGACAACGAGCTGCTTTCAAATATCAAAAAAGATAAGCCAGATGTTATCTTCCCTTGCCTGCACGGAGCATCCGGTGAAGACGGCGCTCTGCGCGATGTTCTAACCCTTAGCGGTGTGCCGTTTGTTGGCGCGACTGCATCGGGGTCTAGATTGGCGTGGGACAAATCAATTGCC containing:
- a CDS encoding PLP-dependent aminotransferase family protein, whose translation is MTELTPQANNLDQWLDAYAARAETLTVSEVRALFSVVSRPEVVSLAGGMPYVAALPKDLLSDAYESMMRTRGDLAIQYAGGQGDLKLRDQIRDLMALEGIHSSVEDIVITTGSQHGLDMIAGLFLDEGDVVLAEGPSYVGAIGIFRHYEAHIEHVYTDNNGMSPEALEESIDRMKKQGKKIKFLYLVPNFANPSGVTLSADRRPKILEICKREHILILEDNPYGLLYFDKPVPDALRATDEDGVIYLGSFSKILAPGFRVGYVLAPPAIRDKLVLAQESALLCPSSFTQFMISEYLAHADWQKQIDTFRGVYRERKDAALSAVREYLPNVETTTPDGGFYLWLTLPEGIDSKAMLPLAVKELVAYTPGTAFFGDGTGQRNLRICYSYPTPENIKIGIKRLSNVINLQTELLETFAK